One Vanessa cardui chromosome 14, ilVanCard2.1, whole genome shotgun sequence DNA segment encodes these proteins:
- the LOC124535207 gene encoding uncharacterized protein LOC124535207, whose amino-acid sequence MYKINCTLLVISLCALLWGVAGQYEWQIRDSVDEIRGKMDKINTDNCFISHLDDLFLPEDSVSHHPDVKEININPVFANRTAMLHLHNMAMTRAFFWSYILQSRFIRPAINDTYDPGMMYYFLSSVADVSANPYINASSLYFSPNMSYTSSYRGFFNKTMPRFAPRALRADDFNDPVHLQKISTLNTFFVEDLGAFDPESLSKDYTSDFYRTNEWYSLWLPDKVSNRHDTKTTYQVEIRYANNTNETFTFHGPPGNDETPGPVNWTKPYFDCGRLNKWLVAAVSPVADIYPRHTQFRHIEYPTYTAAVVMEMDYDRIDINQCPPSQGNDKPNRFASTARCKEETTECEPIHGWGFRRGGYQCRCRPGFRLPSIVRRPYLGEIIERATSDQYYNNFDCLEIGWVQRLPVQWEKAHPLIRALYADRYYEYVNATSGPAALHAERVNVYEVLNFIRSVQPWNCSLYNPTDLFLNGDIAFGAEEQFENQAKMAVRLANFISAFLQVSDPKEVFSGTRVADKPLTEDQMLGETLAIVLGDSKIWSAGTYWDRNKFTNRTFFAPFAHKTELNTRKFKLEDLARINKTDAVYINKSWYQFLKQRWSTNFDSLEKYFLKMKIRDSEFGKYLKQYERYPTFYRAASLKHGHWTRPYYDCEGPLKQWVITYASPFFGWDSVKVKLEFKGVVAVTMSLMSLDINQCPDKFYVPNAFKSTDKCDRRSSYCVPIQGRGFEAGGYKCECLQGYEYPFEDPITYYDGQIVEAEFQNIIENKETRIDMFKCRLAGASAIQGSFAVLFTVLIFLWRFR is encoded by the exons atgtataaaatcaaTTGTACTTTACTTGTGATTTCTTTGTGTGCTTTACTATGGGGTGTGGCCGGTCAGTACGAATGGCAAATACGCGATTCTGTCGACGAAATTCGAGGAAAAATGGATAAAATTAACACCGACAACTGCTTTATTAGCCATTTAGATGATCTCTTCCTTCCCGAGGATTCCGTGTCTCACCATCCCGATGTAAAAGAGATAAACATCAATCCAGTTTTCGCAAATCGTACTGCAATGTTACATTTGCACAATATGGCAATGACGAGGGCGTTTTTCTGGAGTTACATTCTACAGTCCAGGTTTATTCGACCTGCGATAAACGATACCTACGATCCAGGGATGATGTATTATTTTCTATCATCTGTAGCCGACGTTTCTGCTAATCCATACATAAACGCTAGTTCGTTATATTTTTCACCGAACATGTCATATACGTCCTCATACCGAGGATTCTTCAATAAGACTATGCCTAGATTCGCGCCTAGAGCTCTGAGAGCAGATGATTTCAATGATCCTGTTCATTTGCAAAAGATATcaacattaaatacattttttgtggAAGATTTGGGTGCATTTGACCCTGAAAGCTTGTCAAAAGATTACACATCAGATTTCTATCGTACTAATGAGTGGTATTCCTTATGGTTACCCGACAAGGTGTCAAATAGACATGACACAAAAACAACATATCAGGTTGAAATACGATATGCTAATAACACGAATGAAACATTCACATTCCACGGACCGCCTGGCAATGATGAG acacCTGGACCAGTAAACTGGACAAAACCTTATTTCGACTGTGGTCGATTAAACAAATGGCTTGTGGCTGCAGTATCACCTGTTGCTGATATTTATCCTCGTCACACTCAGTTTAGGCATATTGAATATCCAAC ATACACAGCAGCAGTGGTTATGGAAATGGATTATGACAGGATAGATATAAACCAATGTCCACCGAGTCAGGGTAACGACAAGCCAAATAGATTTGCTTCAACAGCGAGATGTAAAGAGGAAACTACTGAA TGTGAACCAATCCATGGTTGGGGCTTCCGACGTGGCGGCTATCAATGTCGGTGCCGGCCAGGTTTCCGTCTTCCAAGTATCGTGCGTCGACCGTACCTTGGGGAGATTATCGAAAGAGCGACGTCCGACCAGTATTACAACAACTTTGATTGTCTGGAAATTGGAT GGGTGCAGCGGCTGCCAGTGCAGTGGGAGAAAGCGCATCCGTTGATCCGAGCGCTGTACGCGGACCGCTACTACGAGTACGTGAACGCGACGAGCGGGCCCGCAGCGCTGCACGCCGAGCGCGTCAACGTATACGAGGTGCTCAACTTCATACGCTCCGTGCAGCCCTGGAACTGCTCGCT GTACAATCCGACAGATTTATTCTTGAACGGTGATATTGCTTTTGGTGCAGAAGAGCAGTTTGAGAATCAAGCTAAAATGGCTGTGCGATTGGCGAATTTCATAAGTGCATTCTTACAA gtGTCAGATCCAAAAGAAGTTTTCAGTGGTACCAGAGTCGCCGACAAGCCCCTCACTGAGGATCAGATGCTCGGTGAAACTCTTGCTATAGTCCTCGGTGACTCTAAAATTTGGTCTGCGG GTACATATTGGGATAGGAACAAGTTCACAAACCGAACGTTCTTTGCACCGTTTGCACATAAGACTGAACTAAACACTAGGAAATTCAAACTCGAGGATTTGGCGCGAATTAATAAGACTg ATGctgtatatattaacaaatcgTGGTACCAATTCCTGAAGCAGAGATGGTCGACAAATTTCGACAGCCTTGAGaagtattttcttaaaatgaaaatacgTGATTCGGAATTCGGAAAGTATTTGAAGCAATACGAGAGATATCCAACGTTTTATAGAGCAGCTAGTCTCAAGCACGGACACTGGACACGCCCTTACTACGATTGCGAAGGACCTCTAAAGCAATGGGTTATTACGTATGCGTCACCATTCTTCGGATGGGACAGTGTTAAAGTAAAGCTGGAATTTAA GGGAGTAGTGGCAGTGACCATGTCTTTGATGTCTTTAGACATTAATCAGTGTCCGGACAAATTTTACGTACCAAATGCATTTAAAAGCACCGACAAGTGTGATAGGAGATCCTCTTAT TGTGTGCCAATCCAAGGACGTGGGTTCGAAGCTGGCGGCTACAAGTGTGAATGCTTACAAGGCTACGAGTATCCATTCGAGGATCCCATCACATACTACGACGGTCAGATTGTAGAAGCCGAATTCCAGAATATCATAGAAAATAAGGAGACACGTATAGATATGTTCAAGTGTAGGCTGGCTGGTGCATCAGCTATTCAAGGTAGCTTCGCTGTATTGTTTACAGTTCTAATCTTTTTGTGGAGATTCAGGTAA
- the LOC124535292 gene encoding mitochondrial pyruvate carrier 1 yields MSGMARKLLTQLKSKEFREYLMSTHFWGPVANWGIPLAAIADTRKDPSFISGKMTFALSIYSLMFMRFAWKVQPRNLLLFACHFTNECAQLTQGARFINYYYIQGEKKTAEAKS; encoded by the exons atgAGTGGAATGGCAAGAAAATTACTTACTCAGCTTAAAAGCAAAGAATTTAGAGAATATTTGATgag CACACATTTTTGGGGTCCAGTGGCAAATTGGGGAATACCATTAGCTGCTATTGCAGATACTAGAAAGGATCCCAGCTTTATAAGTGGCAAAATGACTTTTG ctcTCTCGATATATTCACTCATGTTTATGAGGTTCGCCTGGAAAGTCCAACCTCGTAACCTTCTGCTTTTCGCTTGCCACTTCACGAATGAGTGCGCACAGCTAACACAGGGTGCTCGCTTCatcaactattattatatacaggGTGAGAAAAAGACGGCCGAAGCGAAGTCTTAA